A window of bacterium genomic DNA:
TCTCCAAGTCCAGTCGCATTGATAGGTATTCTATACCTAACCGCCTTAGTAATTATACTATTACTGGTGATATGATAGCTTTCGTTGTTTTCTCCGTCAGTTAGCACAAGGATTGCATGGTCATAACCACACTCTCTCCTATTATATAGACAATCAAGGAGATACCAATGTGACAAATAGAGAGGAGTGGTGGCGCTATCAGCTGCAGCAAAAAGCTCGACGGTGTCTAAAACTTAAACAAAGTCCAGCAAAACTTTCATATAATAATCATCTATACCATCTCAATTTTCATCCTCATAACTACCTGCGAAATCAAAAATCCCTGCCTAATGCGAATTATCATATGATAAGAGCAGTCTGATAAACTCCTTCTAAGCTGAAGCCCTCATCCGATTCGGATCGTCGTCACTCATACTACCGCTGGAATCAAGTGGGAAAACAAACTTCAATTTTCCTTTAGAGCTTGGCTGGAAATATGTCAAATCAACAAAGTTGGACCTTATAAGATCCCCCCGGTGGTATAACTGAATCGAGAACAACCTGCACCTGATTTTCCGAAAGTCTTATTACACTCTTTAGCCCTATAGTTAAATCCTATAACGCAGAATTTAACCTTGAGGCTTTTAAAATTATAAGCGGAGTCAAAATTCCGGCGTCCCTAAAATAATCTGCCGGAAGTGTTCCCCCTTCATAAAATTTATTTAATCCAAAAGTAAAGAGGGAGACTTCCGGACACAGCCTATAATTTCATAAATCTAAGGAAGGTCCATTCAAGTTAGGAGCTGGCTTGTCAGGTGGAAGCGGGCGGGAAAATAAAGATAGACATAGAGCATCACTATAGTAAAGGCTGAACTAAACAGACATCTTCGCTATTAGCCACAGCCTGAAAGGTCAAGGTACTTCTAAGAAACAGTGCGGATCCCCATTTGACACAGCAACAAAAGGTTTATAAAAATCATCTATCATCAGAATTTAAAGGGTTTGAAAACAAACCTAAAAGCAGTAAGTAAATGCAGCTGAAAATCTAAATACGAAAGTACTGGACAAGACCTCAACACAAAAGGAGTTTAAAACAAAAATCAGCAAAATAGTTTTAATTCTCTGGAGAAATCACCTTTCAAATAAATAGAAATAGTTTCATGGTGCTTCTGCAAAATCCCTCAGCGAGCTACACTACACCTCAACTTTTCTGCCAAGCATTCTTTGTAATGCCGACACTTTGAGGGTATAATATCCACGTGAAAATTCCAGGCTTGACAAAGAAGAACTTGATAATCTCAATAAGTCTTATAGTTCTTGTTTTGCTTGCTGTTCTTTTGAAAACTACCTCAAAAGAAACTTTTTACGCTTTAAAAAGCGCAAAGTTCTCCTACTTGCTCCTTGCCTTGCTATCATGGATTTCGTACGTGGTATTTGATGGACTGAGATTCACCCTCGCCAGTTATAGCATAGGTGAGCACAAAATGGACCTAATTACTGCAATTAAAGTAATAACCATAGGAATTTTTTTGGCAGCTGTCTCCCCTTTTCAGGTTGCCGGCCTTCCCGTTCAAATCATGCTTTTAAACAAAAAGAAAATTGGATTAGGAAGGTCAACAGCGCTCTTAGCCGCTCGTGGATTTATTGGCTATTCAACAATTTTAATTGCTGTATTAATCTCATTAAAGTATATATGGCCCCCACCATCTGGAGTTGTTAGGGGAATTATTGTCTATGCCACAATCCTTGTTGTGGGTATCCTTCTTCTCTACTCCGTTGCATTGTTTTTACCAAACCTGGTAAAGAAAATTTTAAAAAGCGAACGAATAGTTAAAGAGATCTTTTCCCTCAGAGAAACCACAATTGCCTTTGTTAAAAATTCCAATAAAAAAATACTTTTTTTAGCAATGCTTTCATCCTTTGCTACTCATCTTTCCATCTGTTTAATACCTTTTTTCCTCTCTTACTCATTTAACTCCCCTATTGACTTTGGGCGAGCCTTTTCATTCCAATCCTTAATTCAGGGAGGCCTTTTATGGACACCCACACCGGGCGGAACGGGGATAGCCGAAAGCGTTGGTCTATTCATATTCAAAGACTACATGGATAAAGAAATTCTTGGCGTATTTGTCATAATTTGGAGATTTTTCACCCATCACTTCGCAGCTACCGTTGGCGCTATCTTTTTACTCAGAGAACTCCGAGAAATCTAATTCAAACCCATATTTTCTCAAAAAATCGAAGGTCTCTTGAGCACTATATCCGAGATACGCAAATTTATTTACGATTCGTCTTAGAGTTTTTTTGTCCACTTTCTTGAGGCCACCGGTAAATTTTTCCACTACTTTAACTAAGGTCTCCTCATTAACTTCTAATGCTTGCAAAGTCTCATTAACCACTCCATCACCCACACCCAAATTTCTTAAAATTCTCCCTATCTTTCTCGGGGAAACGCCTTTAGAATGGTATTTCTCTGCAAGTTCCTCTGCAAGAAGATGCTCATTTAAATACCCCTTTTCTTTCAGAAAATATACGGTAGATTCAATTTCTTTCTCGCTGAATCCCTTCTGCTTCATCCTCATCCTGAGTTCTTTCTCCGTTCTAAAGCGGAACTTTAAAAGGGTAAAGGCATATTTTAAAGGGTCTCTCATTTCTTCTTAGCCTTCAAATTTTCAA
This region includes:
- a CDS encoding lysylphosphatidylglycerol synthase transmembrane domain-containing protein; this translates as MKIPGLTKKNLIISISLIVLVLLAVLLKTTSKETFYALKSAKFSYLLLALLSWISYVVFDGLRFTLASYSIGEHKMDLITAIKVITIGIFLAAVSPFQVAGLPVQIMLLNKKKIGLGRSTALLAARGFIGYSTILIAVLISLKYIWPPPSGVVRGIIVYATILVVGILLLYSVALFLPNLVKKILKSERIVKEIFSLRETTIAFVKNSNKKILFLAMLSSFATHLSICLIPFFLSYSFNSPIDFGRAFSFQSLIQGGLLWTPTPGGTGIAESVGLFIFKDYMDKEILGVFVIIWRFFTHHFAATVGAIFLLRELREI
- a CDS encoding regulatory protein RecX produces the protein MRDPLKYAFTLLKFRFRTEKELRMRMKQKGFSEKEIESTVYFLKEKGYLNEHLLAEELAEKYHSKGVSPRKIGRILRNLGVGDGVVNETLQALEVNEETLVKVVEKFTGGLKKVDKKTLRRIVNKFAYLGYSAQETFDFLRKYGFELDFSEFSE